A genomic segment from Clostridium pasteurianum BC1 encodes:
- a CDS encoding sulfite exporter TauE/SafE family protein encodes MLSYLFYIILGFASGILSGLFGIGGGTLIIPGLMYIMGFSQLMAQGTSLAILLPPVGLLGFLEYYKRGNVNVVAGILICITMFIGTKFGGRFANTLPQDIMKKAFAVFLVLIAVKMFLGK; translated from the coding sequence ATGCTTTCATATTTATTTTATATTATATTAGGATTTGCCTCTGGCATACTAAGTGGATTATTTGGCATTGGAGGTGGAACCTTAATTATACCTGGTCTAATGTACATTATGGGCTTTAGCCAACTTATGGCACAAGGAACTTCTTTAGCTATATTGTTACCCCCTGTTGGGCTTCTAGGTTTTTTAGAATATTATAAGAGGGGAAATGTAAATGTAGTTGCAGGAATTTTAATATGTATCACTATGTTTATAGGTACAAAATTCGGTGGAAGATTTGCAAATACTCTTCCTCAAGATATTATGAAGAAGGCCTTCGCCGTATTTTTAGTTCTCATAGCAGTAAAAATGTTTTTGGGAAAATAG
- a CDS encoding DNA topoisomerase III: protein MSKILVLAEKPSVGRDIARVLNCNNKGNGFIEGSKYIVTWALGHLVTLADPEAYDERYKAWRIEDLPMMPEKLKLVVIKQSGKQFNAVKTQMSRKDVDEIVIATDAGREGELVARWIIEKSHIKKSLKRLWISSVTDKAIRDGFDKLKNAREYENLYASAVARSEADWFVGINATRALTCKFNAQLSCGRVQTPTVAIIAKREEEIRNFKPKDFYGIIAEANNLKLSWQDNNSKGFRTFDKEKIDKILVSIRNKDAQIIEVDKAYKKNYSPQLYDLTELQRDANRMFGYSAKETLSLMQRLYESHKVLTYPRTDSRYISSDVVDTLKDRVRACSVGPYSRLTVRVLKNPIKANKHFVDNGKVSDHHAIIPTEQAVTLSSLSDKERKIYDLVVKRFLAVLYPPFEYEQTTIKAKIGEELFIAKGKIVKSQGFKEVYENNFHEEHSEDDISEQILPNINKGDVLKVSKVLDTKGQTKPPALFNEGTLLSAMENPAKYMNNESKDLIKTIGETGGLGTVATRADIIEKLFNTFLIEKKGKDIHVTSKGKQLLELVPEGLKSPTLTAKWEQKLSSISKGSLNKNIFINEMKTYAKEVVNEIKNSEEKFKHDNMTRVKCPQCGKYMLEVNGKKGKMLVCQDRECGYRKGIAKITNARCPNCHKKLEMRGEGDGQIFVCSCGYREKLSAFNERKKKDNTKLSKKDVSRYLKDQKKENDEPINSALAEALAKLKLK, encoded by the coding sequence ATGAGTAAAATATTAGTATTAGCAGAAAAACCTTCTGTAGGTAGAGATATAGCAAGAGTTTTAAATTGTAATAATAAAGGAAATGGATTTATAGAAGGAAGCAAATATATTGTAACCTGGGCTCTTGGTCATTTAGTTACTTTAGCTGACCCTGAGGCTTATGATGAAAGATACAAAGCCTGGAGAATTGAAGATCTTCCAATGATGCCAGAAAAATTAAAGCTTGTGGTTATAAAGCAAAGTGGAAAACAATTTAATGCAGTTAAGACACAGATGAGCAGAAAGGATGTAGATGAAATTGTCATAGCTACAGATGCTGGTCGTGAAGGGGAACTTGTTGCCAGATGGATAATAGAAAAGTCTCACATAAAAAAATCATTGAAACGTCTATGGATTTCTTCTGTTACAGATAAGGCCATAAGAGATGGCTTTGACAAATTAAAGAATGCCAGAGAATATGAAAATCTTTATGCTTCAGCTGTGGCTCGTTCAGAAGCTGACTGGTTTGTAGGCATTAATGCAACTCGTGCTTTAACCTGTAAATTTAATGCACAGCTTTCCTGTGGGAGAGTTCAGACACCTACTGTTGCCATAATTGCAAAGAGAGAAGAGGAAATAAGGAACTTTAAACCAAAGGATTTTTATGGGATAATTGCTGAAGCAAATAATCTTAAGCTGTCTTGGCAAGATAATAATAGTAAAGGCTTTAGAACTTTTGATAAAGAAAAAATTGATAAGATACTTGTTTCTATTAGAAATAAAGATGCTCAGATTATAGAGGTAGATAAGGCATATAAGAAAAATTATTCACCACAGTTATATGACTTAACAGAGCTTCAAAGAGATGCAAATAGAATGTTTGGATACTCTGCAAAGGAAACTCTTTCTCTAATGCAAAGATTGTATGAAAGTCATAAGGTATTAACCTACCCAAGAACAGATTCAAGATATATTTCTTCTGATGTAGTGGATACTCTAAAGGATAGAGTTAGAGCTTGCAGTGTGGGTCCATATTCAAGACTAACTGTTAGGGTGTTAAAAAATCCAATAAAGGCAAATAAACACTTTGTAGATAACGGCAAGGTTTCAGATCATCATGCTATTATTCCAACAGAACAGGCAGTTACTTTAAGCTCTTTAAGTGATAAGGAGAGAAAAATATATGATTTAGTGGTTAAGAGATTTTTAGCTGTACTTTATCCTCCCTTTGAATATGAGCAGACTACAATAAAAGCAAAGATTGGAGAGGAATTGTTTATTGCAAAGGGCAAGATTGTTAAATCTCAAGGCTTTAAAGAAGTATATGAAAATAATTTCCATGAGGAACATTCTGAAGATGATATTTCAGAGCAAATACTACCTAATATAAATAAGGGGGATGTATTAAAGGTTAGTAAGGTTCTTGATACTAAAGGCCAAACTAAACCACCAGCACTATTCAATGAAGGAACACTGCTTTCAGCTATGGAGAATCCGGCAAAATACATGAATAATGAGAGCAAGGATTTAATAAAAACCATAGGAGAAACAGGTGGACTTGGTACCGTAGCCACAAGAGCGGATATTATAGAAAAATTATTTAATACTTTTCTCATAGAAAAGAAGGGAAAGGATATTCATGTAACCTCTAAGGGAAAACAGCTTTTAGAGCTTGTTCCAGAAGGCCTGAAATCACCTACTCTTACAGCAAAGTGGGAGCAAAAGCTTAGTTCCATTTCAAAGGGTTCCTTGAATAAAAATATCTTTATTAATGAAATGAAAACTTATGCTAAGGAAGTTGTAAATGAAATCAAGAACAGTGAAGAAAAATTTAAACATGACAATATGACAAGAGTAAAATGTCCTCAATGCGGTAAATATATGTTAGAGGTTAATGGTAAAAAGGGAAAGATGCTGGTTTGTCAGGATAGAGAATGTGGATATAGAAAAGGCATAGCAAAGATTACAAATGCAAGATGTCCAAATTGCCATAAAAAGCTTGAAATGCGTGGAGAGGGAGATGGGCAGATATTTGTATGCAGCTGTGGTTATAGAGAAAAGCTTTCTGCCTTTAATGAGAGAAAGAAAAAGGATAATACAAAACTTTCTAAAAAAGATGTATCAAGATATCTTAAGGATCAGAAAAAAGAAAATGATGAACCTATTAATTCAGCTTTAGCAGAGGCACTGGCTAAATTGAAGCTAAAATAA